ATCATTAAAATTGATCTTGAGTGTTTTGTTTATGGTAGTAGAAAGTGTGTTAATTGGCCAGCCAAGGTGCCCTGCCAACTTTGCTAGCGTTAGGTTTGGGTCTTTATAGAGTTCTTGTCCTTGTAGCGCATGGAGGATTTCATTCTTCTTTTCATTCAGCTCATTAACGGAAAAACTGAATTTTCCAATTTTGTCCATGTACTTTCCAATAACGCCCATATGTCTTGTTAAATACAAATACCCCAATAAATAAATCCAAAAGGCCATTATGGCACCAAGTGACTTGTAAAGCCATGCAGAGTTTTCGTCCAATTGATTTATGAATATCAACCCTATGGGAATAGCTATCATCAGAAAACCAATTAACAGCACCCAGGATGTCATTAACAAATGAAGCCACCTCTTTACGTCGTTAAATTCTTGCAATACGGGCTTGGCATCAATTGATTCTTTGTACATCAGATATGTATAAATACCCAAATGGACTATTACTAAAAAAAATATCCATAAAGCAAAGGTTTGTATTAGGACAATATTTTCATATGCCCAATCCATATTTGCTCTGATAAACAAAAAAGAAAGCACAAATAAAACAACATCTAAAAAGAAAGAAGGCAAAAAGTGGAGAATGTCCGTTTTTTTAAATTTTCGCAAAG
The sequence above is a segment of the Muricauda sp. SCSIO 64092 genome. Coding sequences within it:
- a CDS encoding helix-turn-helix domain-containing protein, with product MYKESIDAKPVLQEFNDVKRWLHLLMTSWVLLIGFLMIAIPIGLIFINQLDENSAWLYKSLGAIMAFWIYLLGYLYLTRHMGVIGKYMDKIGKFSFSVNELNEKKNEILHALQGQELYKDPNLTLAKLAGHLGWPINTLSTTINKTLKINFNDLINKNRIEAFKRLTLDPKSKKYSILGLGQEVGFSSKASFYRVFKKETGMTPSEYLKSKV